The Arachis hypogaea cultivar Tifrunner chromosome 14, arahy.Tifrunner.gnm2.J5K5, whole genome shotgun sequence DNA window CTAGAAAATCCATATTTTACAGTGAAAATAATTGAGACGAAGTTGTTAATAATAGATTGCCGAGAGAAATAGGTAAAATATAAATGGTGTGATtacaaaaaaaaacatttataatCAACCACGGCTAGATTGCTcgctcctctcctctcctctaaCCCTTGTTACTGCTATCACCACCACCTATTTCGTTCCCTCAATCCATCGTCACCATCACTACtacgaaaaaaacaaaaaaactcatGACTCTCATTCATCCAACATTTATAACCACCATCTCCATCCTCCGATTTCTTCTCTCAACCCACCTTGACAGTGCCAATTGCGACCATTACAACGTCCTTTTCTCCCAAGCTTGACGACATTATCAAACTCTCCTTCTACCCTTCCACCCTTCCCCTTGACCTTTTTCGACTTGTTGGTGGTCGTGATGGTGGCAGCAACAGTGTTGGTGATGGTGGTTAATGACATCTATAATGGTGACAGGGATGATGATGTTGTTGATAGTGGCAATCGCTTTTGTGGGATTGGTGTTGGGAGGAGTTAAAGAAATAGAAAACTAGAAAAAGTAATTTAATGGAgaaataattatcaaaatccaaCACAGTGATTCATCATTGTTAGAAAAATGTGTGAagtaatatatataaagagagtCTAAGGGaccagcacttttattaaaatctggCCAGTTATTAAAATCTGGCCAGCACCTAGCcagcaaaagaaaagtgaataatctcacaccattagatgaaatctcacaccattaaaaataccaaTGATGAttaattgatggctacaaatcacaaaacttgCTGACCCCCTAGCACTcttcatatataatatattacaTAACGAGCACGGTTCTAAACCGAACCGAACTAGCCGATTCAATTGAATGAATCGAGATACAGGCCACCAACTCGATCCAATTCATGGAAAAACCAATTAGCAAACCGATTAAAAACGGAAAGAATCAGTCAAAACATTGAAAAATTGATTATATCCATATGATGTTTTACTAGttaattgatttaaaataataaaatacaaaaagttattttattatatttaatttagccCCAATTAAATCTTTAAACTTTTGAACATTTAACTCTACTGGTTTAATaatctatttgattttcaaaatcttcacACTTGACtgatttattaactaatttttaaatttatggaAACTTTTTTAATGTACAGTTTGGTGAAATCTAAGTAGCAATTATGATTGATTTGATGAAAGAGCGAGTAGGTGCATATTTTTGTTGGGGATTTGCCGGAAAAATTGTCACTTTTTTTCTTATGAAAGGTATTCAATCCCAAAATAGAAGTTAAAAGAGGGTATTTCTACTCGTTATATCCTTTATGTGGCAATTATAGAACAATGGGCTAGCCCCCTGACTCTGACAAGTATTTAACTTCacgaaaaattaaacaaaaagagAAGTGGCCTATTTTTTGCATGTACCAACAATATTAGAAATCGACTAATCTGATTCGATCTGATAAGAGCCAGGTAAGGTGTTAGAAGAAGAAGGGGTTATATGTTTTCCAACAAAGTCTTTGTTTTGTTTGAAAGGCTCGAATCAAGAAATTTATACTTTAACCAATCTCATGTTGGTAAAGTATTCACATTTTGATTCAATTTGCAACATCCATTAGACTATCGAAGGATATTTAGAGGCAAACTTATACAAAAGAAAGACCAAGATAAGTACATTTGAAGCACAAAACATTGATGACCCGGCCAATTCATAAAGAATCAACCAACTTTAACGGAGCCCTTGGGTTTGACCTCATAATAGTCAACCCAATGTTGACTCCATCCCACTTGACTTAGTACCTACTTGATTACTCTTAAACTTGCTTACCTGGCAACTTTTAGTCCTTGATTTGAGGAATTTGCACATTGGAACAATGCGCATCTTAGTAGTTGAACCTCCATCATCATTCTTGTAGACCTCACTTTGATCATTGTCACTATCAACTGCACTAGAAGAAGCTCTTGTTTCCATGCTCAAGCGCCTAGGGATGTAGACATTATAATAGTAATTAATCATGCTCTTCATTGTTTTGTTTGGGAAGTGCTCCATAGCAAGATCCCAAAAGTTTGTTTCATCTGATTGCAAATTTGATCTTGCAAGATTTTcaaattccttttcttcttcaaatGTCCATGACTTTGATACATCTTTTCCCATCTCATGAAACTTCCAACTTTGAAAAGTTGTACCAATCTCTAATTCTAGGCGTTTTCTTGATTCATTGATGTGTTCTTCAACACATTCAATTGATCCTGGGTCATCACAAGAACATGAATCAGACCTACCTTTTCTAACACACATTCTATTCGATTTTGTGATTCCCAGGATTGGCCAAGCTTGAGTGCCTAACCATTTCATATCATCACAACTATTATGCCTTCGAGTAGTTGCGCCTTCCCATCTTGGAACTTCAGCTTGAAATCTAGGCCCGATCGGAATAACAAATCTTGGAAAATTAAGTTTCTTGGCTTCCTTGTTTGACCTCATCGAATGCGAAGCCTCGCTCGAAACGTCATTCCAGAATTCTTGATTCGTTTCGTCATTGTTAGATGTCGCGATACTATTAGGACAACTACTATTAGTTACTAGATCTTCACTATGGCTTTTCAAGTTCCATTTGATCATTGGGTTTGTCATTTTACTAAGACTGCAACACTTTGAGCAATCatttaaagaagaaagaacatcTTCATGTATTGCTGAATGACCCCAACTTTCTAGGGAATGGAGTGAAAGACAAGAGGACTCACCTTTTCTCTGATTTTTGGCATTTTGGATATCATATTTCTCTCCTGTGATTGATCCAAAAGTAGAGGCtaatttactttcattttcatACTCAtcaaatttcctcttcctctgagaaaaagaaaaagaaaatgaaaattagtTTTCACAtggatataaatataaaaacattttttatcttGACAATTTCATGATGTTAAttacattttttaaaagtttatcaTGTAAATTGCCCATGAAACAAAGTTCAAGAGGTTAAATTACGCATTTTTAGTAGCAAGCATGCatattaaatcaaaatattaatgaaTAGAATTGAAAATCTTTAACATCTATGATATATGTACACTAAATATTAATCACCAAATCAACtctctgtataaaataaatattgaaatgtaaaatatatatataaagaaactaCTATGGATATTGTTATTCTTTTATATTACCACTTTTAGTTTGATAACATTTTTATCATAGATGTTCTATGTATTGAGAGTAAAATCTCCCAAATAGGAAAGGAATTATCAATTTAAAGTCGTTATATCTCCTCCAAAGAAAAtaagagaataataataataaaaaggataaaagagagagagttggagtagcatctATTGTAGAAAAAATGACAGAATCGCGTCtcaagtggtttggacatgtgagaaaaaGACCGACAGAACGCCCAGTCAGGATGGTGGATGAGATGAAAGATGGATACGGGGTGAAAGGCAGagaaagacctaagaagaccatccatgaggtggtcaaatgagatctacatgtaaacggtctctctatagacatgatacatgatagaactcaatagcgtcgtttgattcatgtagccaacCCCACCTAGCGGGACAAGGCTTTCTTGTTAATCTAAAATTCGTAAGTTTGAATTTTACCACTATTAATTACTCATGTGGTTGacctttttatttcaattttgtcccttGCCTATACACATCATCATTATGTTCATCTTCTTTATCATCGTCATCACCTTCGTCCTTAGCTCGTTAGTatgcttaaacaagtgtcaaAGGTTCAAATCATGTCTTGTGCATGCACTAACCTATTAGCCAGCGGCAAACCTTTAAATGGAGCTCAAATCTGCGACAAGTTAATCCAGGTTGAGGGATACCgcgaaaaacccaaaaaaaaatcacCATTGCCCCCCTTCTTTCTCTCCATCCATTTAACCTCATTCCACTGTTACACCGCTCCATTCTAACCACCGCCAACCCATCCCCACCCTTACCTCACCATTGCACCCCACAACACTACCCCTAACCTCCACACCTCACCATGGTCATGCCAACCTCACCTCATCTCACCTCTATAATCATCAACATCAATGACAACCACCACCAACCTTCCTCTCCCCACCCTAACCACGACAAACCTCTCTCTTCTCAAACcccaccaaaatcaacaacaaaatgaacaactacaacaacaacaatcaagactAAGAAAAATTGAAAGGACTGAAGAAAGAACAAATTAAATGGAGATgtggtggttgttgatgttgATTATGCTAATGATGGATTTGGTACAGTGGAGGTGGCAATGGTAAGAAGAAATGGTTGGGGGTGGTCCAACAGGTAAGAGTGGTGAAGGTAAGGGTTGGGGTGGTGGTGCGGCAAGATAGCAGTGTTCAGGGTGGTGTGCAGGATAGTAATGGCAAAAGTAGGGTGGAAAAACAACCACCAGACTAATTCGGTTCAAGGTAAAAATCGTTTGACAGGGAATcggtcaaaaataaaaaaaaaaaaacgatcaACAAAATGTTTAACCGATCAAACAATATGGTTTTTTATTGATTAACCAGTTtacaataataaatcataaattctgtttaaaattatatatattttatacataaatatattattttattatatttagttcAACTCCAGTTAAACTTGATTGAACCTTTGAATCTTTGATACTCTAATTCTACCGCTTCAATGattaattcaattttcaaaaccttGTTTTATAGTCAAAACTAACATAAT harbors:
- the LOC112743600 gene encoding AT-rich interactive domain-containing protein 2, which codes for MTNPMIKWNLKSHSEDLVTNSSCPNSIATSNNDETNQEFWNDVSSEASHSMRSNKEAKKLNFPRFVIPIGPRFQAEVPRWEGATTRRHNSCDDMKWLGTQAWPILGITKSNRMCVRKGRSDSCSCDDPGSIECVEEHINESRKRLELEIGTTFQSWKFHEMGKDVSKSWTFEEEKEFENLARSNLQSDETNFWDLAMEHFPNKTMKSMINYYYNVYIPRRLSMETRASSSAVDSDNDQSEVYKNDDGGSTTKMRIVPMCKFLKSRTKSCQVSKFKSNQVGTKSSGMESTLG